Genomic DNA from Paenibacillus sp. KS-LC4:
CGTAGGCGATTATCTCAAGGACTATATGTGGCAGTGGGCCAAGCTCAAAGCAGAGGTGCTGCCCATTTCCTTGTTTGGCGATGGGCCCTTTCCGAACTATGGTAATTTCGAGCAGGGCTATGTGGCCATGGTTAACCCGTGTGCTTACAAGGGGATATCCATTTTTCTAGAGCTGGCGCGCTCCTTTCCGGAGCTGTCATTTGCCGCCATCCCGACATGGGGGACGACCTCCGAAGATATGAAAGCGCTGCTGGAGCTCAAAAACGTTCGTATTTTTGATCCAGTAGACGATATGAACAAGCTTTTTTGCCAAACCCGCGTTATGCTCGTGCCGTCCCTATGGGCGGAGGCCAAATCAAGGACGATCGTTGAGGCTATGCTGCGAGGCATCCCTGTTCTGGCAAGCGACGTTGGAGGAAATCCAGAAGCCAAGCTGGGAGTAGAGTATGTGCTTCCAGTAAATCCAATTAAGGGCTACAAACAGGCTGTTGATGAACGCAGTCTGCCCGTATCGGACATACCAGAGCAGCCTATGCAGCCGTGGCAGGAGGCACTTGGACGATTATTGAGTGACAGGAAGCACTATGAGGATGTATCAAGGCGTTCACGGGAAGCGGCTCTGGATTATGTGGAAAATAGGGGAGGAAGCAGGCGTGTTGAAGCCTACTTGCTGAATTTGCAGGCTGCATCGGAAAATAGGCAGCAAACCGTCCTTGTCCCTGCTGCTAAA
This window encodes:
- a CDS encoding glycosyltransferase family 4 protein; its protein translation is MKLLLAQNASYYPALGGANKSNRTLMEALSRLGHECRVVSTALVNSASEQDQPGDGEIEVISSSPEVSVFQLKGVAVHAVKVRAAMDSARLKNYLIRQIEDFAPDRILISTEDVGHVLLEAAVNHAASKVVYLARTTLYLPFGPDCFIEAPDKTELLRKAAAIVVVGDYLKDYMWQWAKLKAEVLPISLFGDGPFPNYGNFEQGYVAMVNPCAYKGISIFLELARSFPELSFAAIPTWGTTSEDMKALLELKNVRIFDPVDDMNKLFCQTRVMLVPSLWAEAKSRTIVEAMLRGIPVLASDVGGNPEAKLGVEYVLPVNPIKGYKQAVDERSLPVSDIPEQPMQPWQEALGRLLSDRKHYEDVSRRSREAALDYVENRGGSRRVEAYLLNLQAASENRQQTVLVPAAKESTVAQMTDKLTPAQKALLALRLNKKNQSRGNDQ